In a single window of the Magnolia sinica isolate HGM2019 chromosome 7, MsV1, whole genome shotgun sequence genome:
- the LOC131251498 gene encoding probable hexosyltransferase MUCI70, with product MAFMPTTPSVSPILENLTYITEETPISPPPFGGSPFGGYPSLQQWNESFDIKKSMSVHCGINDVDILEMEECRGIVVASAVFGNYDIIQQPRNINEAAKRNACFYMFVDEEMEAYIKNSSALDSTNRVGLWRVVDDSPCVRSVAALSISVLKLLLKGVF from the exons ATGGCCTTTATGCCGACTACTCCATCAGTTTCTCCTATACTTGAGAATTTAACATACATTACAGAAGAAACTCCAATTAGTCCACCACCATTTGGAGGCTCTCCTTTTGGTGGATATCCATCTCTGCAACAGTGGAACGAATCTTTTGATATAAAAAAGTCCATGAGTGTACACTGTGG GATTAATGATGTTGATATTCTTGAAATGGAGGAATGCCGTGGAATAGTTGTTGCATCAGCTGTATTTG GAAACTATGACATAATACAACAGCCAAGAAATATTAATGAGGCTGCAAAGAGAAATGCTTGCTTTTATATGTTTGTGGATGAAGAGATGGAAGCATATATAAAGAATTCTAGTGCACTTGACAGCACTAACAGGGTGGGACTATGGAGAGTTGTTGACGATTCTCCATGTGTGAGATCTGTGGCTGCTTTGTCAATTTCAGTTTTGAAACTTCTGCTGAAAGGTGTGTTTTAG
- the LOC131251500 gene encoding uncharacterized protein LOC131251500 isoform X1, giving the protein MKITKFGERRVKLFSLQVEMTSDYQSSVKACVSLMLIHIFSKFNHSVMEVCFLKFIQRLGTQCGLWQDMQLQVSYAPHFESVSDMKEKLEGKRRNSKPTKL; this is encoded by the exons ATGAAGATCACTAAGTTTGGAGAAAGGAGAGTTAAACTATTTAGCTTACAAGTTGAAATGACATCTGATTATCAAAGTTCAGTGAAAGCATGTGTCAGCTTGATGCTAATCCATATTTTCTCTAAATTTAATCATTCGGTCATGGAAGTTTGCTTCTTGAAG TTCATCCAGAGACTTGGAACCCAATGTGGTCTGTGGCAAG ATATGCAGCTACAGGTTTCTTATGCTCCTCATTTCGAGTCTGTTTCTGATATGAAGGAGAAATTGGAAGGCAAGAGGAGAAATTCTAAGCCGACTAAACTGTGA
- the LOC131251500 gene encoding uncharacterized protein LOC131251500 isoform X2: protein MVAEVKCPGSDFFVKVSEWKLQQKQQREQQEIVDLTMGNNELGKDSESLTFHPETWNPMWSVASYTASELDIRSDKTPEESALLVESRREFCSIFYFTS, encoded by the exons ATGGTTGCTGAAGTAAAATGTCCAG GGTCAGATTTCTTTGTAAAAGTTTCAGAGTGGAAACTGCAACAGAAGCAACAAAGAGAGCAACAAGAAATAGTTGATTTAACAATGGGAAACAATGAGCTTGGCAAAGATTCAGAATCTTTGACTT TTCATCCAGAGACTTGGAACCCAATGTGGTCTGTGGCAAG CTATACTGCAAGCGAGCTAGACATACGTTCAGATAAAACTCCTGAAGAGAGCGCTCTTCTTGTAGAATCTAGAAGGGAGTTCTGCTCCATATTCTATTTTACATCTTAG